In one Tessaracoccus palaemonis genomic region, the following are encoded:
- the cobO gene encoding cob(I)yrinic acid a,c-diamide adenosyltransferase, translating to MTRGTTPVVPDDGLTTAERRRRPVVLVNTGDGKGKTSAAMGVAMRGWAQGWDVGVYQFVKSATWRTGERDALTRLGGLSGAVTWEQMGTGWSWTRRGDGQQVEAREAAVEGWEYIREGLAEQRHRLWILDEFTYPMDWGWIDADEVAEALRARPGTQHVVITGRRCPQAIVDVADLVTEMRKIKHPFDNGQRGQAGIEW from the coding sequence ATGACCAGAGGAACGACCCCCGTCGTCCCCGATGACGGCCTGACGACCGCCGAGCGTCGCCGCCGCCCCGTCGTGCTCGTCAACACCGGCGACGGCAAGGGCAAGACCTCGGCCGCCATGGGCGTGGCGATGCGCGGCTGGGCCCAGGGCTGGGATGTGGGCGTCTACCAGTTCGTGAAGTCGGCGACCTGGCGCACGGGGGAGCGCGACGCGCTGACCCGGCTCGGCGGGCTCTCCGGCGCCGTCACGTGGGAGCAGATGGGCACCGGCTGGTCCTGGACCCGCCGGGGCGACGGGCAGCAGGTGGAGGCGCGGGAGGCCGCGGTCGAGGGCTGGGAGTACATCCGCGAGGGCCTCGCGGAGCAGCGCCACCGCCTCTGGATCCTCGACGAGTTCACCTACCCGATGGATTGGGGCTGGATCGACGCCGACGAGGTGGCCGAGGCGCTCCGGGCCAGGCCGGGCACGCAGCACGTCGTGATCACCGGCAGGCGCTGCCCGCAGGCCATCGTCGACGTCGCCGACCTCGTCACCGAGATGCGCAAGATCAAGCACCCCTTCGACAACGGGCAGCGCGGGCAGGCGGGCATCGAATGGTGA
- a CDS encoding cobalt-precorrin-6A reductase — translation MILILGGTVEGRLLADALAGLGAPHLLSLAGRTASAPAAGPVRVGGFGGVDGLTDFLRGNDVTVVVDATHPFAATMSRNAADACRAAGVPLIRVERPGWASHEGAAAWTWVDDHPAAAAAVLGLGARRPLLTVGRLHTLDYSPALDALPVLARVTEPPDDDLPAAWRLLVSRGPFTPAGEALLFAREGIDCLVTKDSGGGSTAPKLDAAREAGAAVVIVRRAPGPAGVRTVGSVEECLQLLERFTSA, via the coding sequence ATGATCCTGATCCTCGGCGGCACGGTCGAGGGGCGGCTCCTCGCCGACGCCCTCGCCGGCCTCGGCGCACCCCACCTGCTGTCGCTGGCCGGCCGGACCGCCTCGGCCCCGGCCGCCGGCCCGGTCAGGGTCGGCGGCTTCGGCGGGGTCGACGGGCTGACGGACTTCCTCCGGGGGAACGACGTCACCGTGGTGGTCGACGCCACACACCCGTTCGCCGCGACCATGAGCCGGAACGCGGCCGACGCCTGCCGGGCCGCGGGCGTCCCGCTGATCCGCGTCGAGCGGCCCGGCTGGGCGAGCCACGAGGGCGCCGCGGCCTGGACCTGGGTCGACGACCACCCCGCCGCCGCGGCCGCCGTGCTGGGCCTGGGCGCGAGGCGCCCGCTGCTGACGGTCGGCCGGCTGCACACGCTCGACTACTCCCCCGCCCTCGACGCCCTGCCCGTCCTGGCCCGGGTCACCGAGCCGCCCGACGACGACCTGCCCGCCGCCTGGCGGCTGCTGGTGTCCCGCGGCCCGTTCACCCCGGCCGGCGAGGCCCTCCTGTTCGCCCGCGAGGGCATCGACTGCCTGGTCACGAAGGACTCGGGCGGCGGCTCGACGGCCCCGAAGCTCGACGCGGCCAGGGAGGCAGGGGCGGCCGTGGTGATCGTGCGCCGCGCCCCCGGCCCCGCCGGGGTGCGGACCGTCGGCTCGGTCGAGGAGTGCCTGCAGCTGCTTGAAAGATTCACGAGCGCGTAA
- the cobA gene encoding uroporphyrinogen-III C-methyltransferase, which produces MQRELIPGEVVLVGGGPGDPDLLTVAGLRAVQQADVLVHDRLGPLEVLDQAPEGAERVNVGKIPRGAFTPQERINEILIDRARKGLKVVRLKGGDSFVFGRGGEEWQACVEAGVPVRVIPGVTSAVSVPALAGIPVTHRSLSQGFTVVSGHVPPDDPRSTIAWDALAKGHTTLVLLMAVKNLGAIATRLQDAGMPADTPAAIVQEGSTENQAAWVSTLASIGDVARANDVQPPAIAIIGDVAKLGLD; this is translated from the coding sequence ATGCAACGAGAACTGATCCCCGGCGAGGTCGTGCTGGTGGGAGGCGGTCCCGGCGACCCCGACCTGCTCACGGTCGCCGGACTGCGGGCCGTGCAGCAGGCCGACGTGCTCGTGCACGACCGGCTCGGCCCGCTCGAGGTCCTCGACCAGGCGCCCGAGGGCGCGGAGCGGGTCAACGTTGGCAAGATCCCGCGCGGCGCCTTCACCCCCCAGGAGCGGATCAACGAGATCCTCATCGACCGGGCCCGCAAGGGGCTGAAGGTCGTCCGCCTCAAGGGCGGCGACTCCTTCGTGTTCGGCCGCGGCGGCGAGGAGTGGCAGGCCTGCGTCGAGGCCGGCGTGCCCGTGCGGGTCATCCCCGGCGTCACCTCCGCGGTCTCGGTGCCGGCGCTGGCCGGCATCCCGGTCACGCACCGCTCGCTGTCGCAGGGCTTCACCGTCGTCAGCGGCCACGTGCCGCCGGACGACCCCCGCTCCACCATCGCGTGGGACGCGCTGGCCAAGGGCCACACGACGCTCGTGCTGCTGATGGCCGTCAAGAACCTCGGCGCCATCGCGACCCGCCTGCAGGACGCGGGCATGCCCGCCGACACGCCGGCGGCCATCGTGCAGGAGGGCTCGACCGAGAATCAGGCCGCCTGGGTCAGCACGCTGGCCTCGATCGGCGACGTGGCACGGGCCAACGACGTGCAGCCGCCGGCCATCGCCATCATCGGTGACGTGGCGAAGCTGGGGCTGGACTGA
- a CDS encoding glycoside hydrolase domain-containing protein, translating to MLEAVDPFIGTAGVSLPAPTGLAASWWWPKPQVGNTHPGATYPFGMVSACSYSGGYPTGYGPYELGTEGRPVPMMADLRASGFTHFQQSGTGAIRKYYNYFRVTPMVQSLDELGRSWEIVEEEASPGYYRAVLSSGITAEITVGPKSAVHRYTFPRAQDARVVVDLSHGGLGIPYGSTVPLRASLELLAPGVACGEIVVEGAPLAVHLEIDNPAMRQLLWYDRRLMPGGSRIDFSDIRPTTLRPFGLLFTGPADAGQTVELRMGFSLRGTQRARENMLADCGDHAPSFERRRSTTSAEWARHVDAVRVDTPSDERRTVMATAVYHSLIKPCSAPDESPFWPNDGPFMYDISTMWDMYRTQFPLVTTLRPDISVDLANALLRVCEEEGNFPVGYRMARGADRFSRQASALAHTLLADLCALGATGIDWNWALVHMVADLRRTYGEEYILGGITHPITHVLDLAFGYWCTALVARRQRDGKLADELAALSNGWPAAFDPATGLLRSSTFYEGTTWNYSFRLLHDMEKRIADVGGDDAFVALLDRFFGYGADPVAQPGQRPGRAELEAGYALGRFEGLNNEPDMDAPWAYTYAGRPDRTAEVVHAGVHQMFGTGRGGLPGNDDSGGLSSWYVWASLGLFPVAGQNLVLLNAPSWRDAELDVPGGTFAIRTRDFREPTPAGPPQYVQSMTLDGRPLDRAWLTMDRLHRGGELVVTLGDRPSAWATGSRPPSRPLPVPPASVLGDRSTAPLDAPGEPTWPK from the coding sequence ATGCTCGAAGCCGTCGACCCCTTCATCGGCACCGCGGGCGTCTCGCTGCCCGCGCCGACCGGCCTGGCCGCCTCCTGGTGGTGGCCGAAGCCCCAGGTGGGCAACACCCACCCCGGCGCCACCTACCCGTTCGGGATGGTGTCCGCCTGCTCCTACTCCGGCGGCTACCCGACGGGCTACGGCCCGTACGAGCTGGGCACGGAGGGGCGGCCGGTCCCGATGATGGCCGACCTCCGCGCCTCGGGGTTCACGCACTTCCAGCAGTCCGGCACCGGGGCCATCCGCAAGTACTACAACTACTTCCGCGTGACGCCCATGGTGCAGAGCCTCGACGAGCTCGGCCGCTCCTGGGAGATCGTCGAGGAGGAGGCCTCCCCCGGCTACTACCGGGCCGTCCTGTCGTCGGGCATCACCGCGGAGATCACCGTCGGCCCGAAGTCCGCCGTGCACCGCTACACCTTCCCGCGCGCGCAGGACGCCCGCGTCGTCGTCGACCTGTCGCACGGCGGGCTGGGCATCCCCTACGGCTCCACGGTGCCGCTGCGCGCGTCGCTGGAGCTGCTCGCCCCGGGGGTCGCGTGTGGGGAGATCGTCGTCGAGGGCGCACCCCTGGCGGTGCATCTGGAAATCGACAACCCGGCGATGCGCCAGCTGCTCTGGTACGACCGCCGCCTGATGCCCGGCGGCTCGCGGATCGACTTCTCCGACATCAGGCCGACGACGCTGAGGCCGTTCGGGCTGCTGTTCACCGGGCCGGCCGATGCCGGCCAGACCGTGGAGCTCAGGATGGGCTTCTCGCTGCGCGGCACCCAGCGGGCCCGGGAGAACATGCTCGCCGACTGCGGGGACCACGCACCGTCGTTCGAACGCCGCCGGTCGACGACGTCGGCGGAGTGGGCCCGCCACGTCGACGCGGTGCGGGTCGACACGCCGTCCGACGAGCGGCGTACCGTGATGGCCACCGCCGTCTACCACTCGCTGATCAAGCCGTGCTCGGCCCCGGACGAGTCGCCGTTCTGGCCCAACGACGGCCCGTTCATGTACGACATCTCGACGATGTGGGACATGTACCGCACGCAGTTCCCGCTCGTGACGACGCTGCGCCCCGACATCTCGGTCGACCTGGCCAACGCGCTGCTGCGGGTCTGCGAGGAGGAGGGCAACTTCCCCGTCGGCTACCGCATGGCCCGCGGCGCCGACCGCTTCTCCCGGCAGGCCAGCGCGCTCGCCCACACGCTGCTCGCCGACCTGTGCGCGCTCGGCGCGACCGGCATCGACTGGAACTGGGCGCTGGTGCACATGGTCGCCGACCTGCGGCGGACCTACGGCGAGGAGTACATCCTGGGCGGCATCACGCACCCGATCACGCACGTGCTCGACCTCGCGTTCGGCTACTGGTGCACCGCGCTGGTGGCCCGGCGCCAGCGAGACGGGAAGCTGGCCGACGAGCTGGCCGCGCTGTCCAACGGGTGGCCCGCCGCCTTCGACCCCGCGACCGGGCTGCTTCGCTCCTCCACGTTCTACGAGGGCACGACCTGGAACTACTCGTTCAGGCTGCTGCACGACATGGAGAAGCGGATCGCCGACGTCGGCGGGGACGATGCCTTCGTCGCGCTGCTCGACCGGTTCTTCGGCTACGGCGCCGACCCCGTCGCCCAGCCCGGGCAGCGGCCCGGCAGGGCCGAGCTGGAGGCCGGCTACGCGCTGGGCCGCTTCGAGGGCCTCAACAACGAGCCGGACATGGACGCCCCCTGGGCCTACACCTACGCGGGGCGGCCGGACCGCACCGCGGAGGTCGTGCACGCCGGGGTGCACCAGATGTTCGGCACCGGGCGCGGCGGCCTGCCGGGCAACGACGACTCGGGCGGCCTGTCGTCCTGGTACGTGTGGGCCTCGCTCGGCCTGTTCCCCGTCGCCGGCCAGAACCTCGTCCTGCTCAATGCGCCCTCGTGGCGCGACGCCGAGCTCGACGTGCCGGGCGGGACGTTCGCGATCCGCACCCGCGACTTCCGGGAGCCGACGCCGGCCGGCCCGCCGCAGTACGTGCAGTCCATGACGCTCGACGGCAGGCCGCTCGACCGCGCCTGGCTCACCATGGACCGTCTCCACCGGGGCGGCGAGCTCGTCGTCACGCTCGGCGACCGGCCGAGCGCGTGGGCGACCGGCTCCAGACCGCCGTCCAGACCCCTGCCCGTGCCGCCGGCCTCCGTGCTCGGCGACCGTTCCACCGCCCCCCTCGACGCCCCGGGAGAACCCACATGGCCGAAGTGA
- a CDS encoding glycosyltransferase — protein sequence MAEVNLDRYRRLVIVVRADPVICGHSVEARNLAEAALVRGFEDVRIVTWPIDRLEASGLPLKPLEHLLPYSPGITVERPGPVGDYRVVDGRYTGGVVGRLVELFTDGVPTVCLSLYLTPHTIAVQEAVTAARRTGLPVDVLTIAEAVGSDITNVVRTAVAEHRYGAAAHVLATYLASDCCLAVSHYTKEVIVAAAEEVDAGLGTSFAAQCAERVGISYPALDVASYLGHDPLEGREVLTRRGLPGGPYVLFLSRLTDAKGVPDLVAGYERSGIVGRARLVIAGRGPQEQQIKELAAASPLADHISVLTDVDDEEKPFLMAGALAFCLPTLPRPEFIETFGIALVEKMLAGGGPVITTTTGGVPEAVGDTAMIVPVQDPDAIAVALRRAVDMSDGERSAWEDRARAYALQFDRAVVLDRMLEQALSPAPASPRHR from the coding sequence ATGGCCGAAGTGAACCTCGACCGCTACCGCCGCCTCGTGATCGTGGTGCGCGCCGACCCGGTCATCTGCGGGCACTCCGTCGAGGCCCGGAACCTGGCGGAGGCCGCCCTCGTGCGGGGCTTCGAGGACGTGCGCATCGTCACCTGGCCCATCGACCGGCTGGAGGCCTCCGGCCTGCCGCTGAAGCCGCTCGAACACCTGCTGCCGTACAGCCCCGGCATCACCGTCGAGCGGCCCGGGCCCGTCGGCGACTACCGCGTGGTCGACGGCCGCTACACCGGCGGCGTCGTCGGCCGACTCGTCGAGCTGTTCACCGACGGCGTCCCGACGGTGTGCCTGTCGCTCTACCTCACGCCCCACACCATCGCGGTACAGGAGGCCGTCACTGCGGCGCGTCGGACCGGGCTGCCGGTCGACGTGCTGACCATCGCCGAGGCCGTCGGCTCCGACATCACCAACGTCGTGCGCACGGCCGTGGCCGAGCACCGCTACGGCGCCGCGGCCCACGTGCTGGCCACCTACCTGGCCAGCGACTGCTGCCTCGCGGTGTCGCACTACACCAAGGAGGTCATCGTCGCGGCCGCCGAGGAGGTCGACGCCGGGCTCGGCACCTCGTTCGCCGCGCAGTGCGCAGAGCGGGTCGGCATCTCCTACCCGGCCCTCGACGTCGCCAGCTACCTGGGCCACGACCCGCTGGAGGGCCGCGAGGTCCTCACCAGGCGCGGCCTGCCCGGCGGCCCGTACGTGCTGTTCCTGTCCCGCCTGACCGACGCGAAGGGCGTGCCGGATCTCGTCGCCGGCTACGAGCGCAGCGGCATCGTCGGCCGTGCCCGGCTCGTCATCGCCGGGCGCGGGCCGCAGGAGCAGCAGATCAAGGAACTGGCGGCCGCGTCGCCGCTGGCTGACCACATCTCGGTGCTGACCGACGTCGACGACGAGGAGAAGCCGTTCCTGATGGCCGGGGCGCTCGCGTTCTGCCTCCCGACGCTGCCGCGTCCCGAGTTCATCGAGACGTTCGGCATCGCGCTGGTGGAGAAGATGCTCGCCGGCGGCGGACCGGTCATCACGACGACGACCGGCGGCGTGCCGGAGGCCGTCGGCGACACGGCCATGATCGTGCCGGTGCAGGACCCGGACGCCATCGCCGTGGCGCTGCGCCGGGCGGTCGACATGTCCGACGGGGAGCGCTCGGCCTGGGAGGACCGGGCACGCGCCTACGCGCTGCAGTTCGACCGCGCCGTCGTGCTCGACCGGATGCTGGAGCAGGCGCTCAGTCCAGCCCCAGCTTCGCCACGTCACCGATGA
- the cbiT gene encoding precorrin-6Y C5,15-methyltransferase (decarboxylating) subunit CbiT: MIIDRDQALFGSAPGLPDDAFAHDGLITKRVVRASALAHLRPLPGQLLWDVGTGAGSISVEWCRGADGARAIGIERRAERAERALANADRLTAPGAFTLAEGDAEEVLRELPAPHAVFVGGGGSMRVLEIAHAALPEGGRLVLHGVTIEAETLAVAAQERWGGELSRIQVETAAPLGGLRGWTPARTVIQWALVKE; the protein is encoded by the coding sequence GTGATCATCGACCGCGACCAGGCCCTGTTCGGCTCCGCCCCCGGGCTGCCCGACGACGCTTTCGCCCACGACGGGCTCATCACCAAGCGCGTGGTGCGCGCCAGCGCCCTCGCCCACCTGCGCCCCCTGCCGGGCCAGCTGCTGTGGGACGTCGGCACCGGCGCCGGTTCGATCAGCGTCGAATGGTGCCGGGGTGCGGACGGCGCGCGCGCCATCGGGATCGAGCGCCGCGCCGAGCGCGCCGAGCGCGCACTGGCCAACGCCGACCGGCTCACCGCGCCCGGCGCGTTCACGCTGGCCGAGGGCGACGCCGAGGAGGTGCTGCGCGAGCTGCCCGCCCCGCATGCGGTGTTCGTCGGCGGGGGTGGCTCCATGAGGGTGCTGGAGATCGCGCACGCCGCCCTGCCCGAGGGCGGGCGCCTGGTGCTGCACGGCGTGACGATCGAGGCCGAGACGCTGGCCGTGGCCGCACAGGAGCGCTGGGGCGGCGAACTCAGCCGCATCCAGGTGGAGACGGCGGCACCGCTCGGCGGCCTGCGCGGCTGGACCCCGGCCCGCACCGTCATCCAGTGGGCGCTGGTCAAGGAGTAG
- a CDS encoding energy-coupling factor ABC transporter ATP-binding protein → MTALLSASALVAGFHGRPPVLDGATVEIHEGRRVALLGANGSGKTTLLRSLSGALRPHAGEIRADGQPVGHHRDDLRRHRRFCQLVLQDPDDQLFSADVRQDVSFGPLNLGLSDDEAAARVDEALELLSVTHLAERPTHQLSYGERKRVAIAGAVAMRPRVLLLDEPTAGLDPAGVEELMSTLAGLSVTVVLATHDVDLALSWADEVAVVHDHTVRQGSPLLLADASLLAAARLRSPWQLELCRRLGLPTSPLPRTVDDIVASVREVARATP, encoded by the coding sequence ATGACCGCCCTGCTCAGCGCCTCGGCGCTCGTCGCCGGCTTCCACGGCCGACCCCCGGTGCTCGACGGCGCGACCGTCGAGATCCACGAGGGGCGGCGCGTCGCGCTGCTCGGCGCGAACGGGTCCGGGAAGACCACCCTGCTCAGGTCCCTGTCGGGGGCGCTGAGGCCGCACGCGGGCGAGATCCGCGCCGACGGTCAGCCCGTCGGCCACCACCGCGACGACCTGCGCCGTCACCGCCGCTTCTGCCAGCTGGTCCTGCAGGACCCCGACGACCAGCTGTTCTCCGCCGACGTCCGCCAGGACGTCTCCTTCGGTCCGCTCAACCTCGGGCTCAGCGACGACGAGGCCGCGGCCCGCGTCGATGAGGCGCTGGAGCTGCTGTCCGTCACGCACCTGGCCGAGCGCCCGACGCACCAGCTCAGCTACGGCGAACGCAAGCGCGTCGCGATCGCGGGGGCCGTGGCGATGCGGCCGCGCGTGCTGCTGCTCGACGAGCCGACGGCCGGCCTGGACCCCGCGGGCGTCGAGGAGCTGATGTCGACCCTCGCGGGGCTCAGCGTCACGGTCGTGCTGGCCACGCACGACGTCGACCTCGCTCTCAGCTGGGCCGACGAGGTCGCGGTGGTGCACGACCACACCGTCCGTCAGGGGTCGCCGCTGCTGCTGGCCGACGCTTCCCTCCTCGCGGCGGCGCGCCTGCGCAGCCCGTGGCAGCTCGAGCTGTGCCGCCGCCTCGGCCTGCCGACGTCGCCGCTGCCCCGCACGGTGGACGACATCGTCGCGTCCGTGAGGGAGGTGGCGCGTGCTACTCCTTGA
- the cbiQ gene encoding cobalt ECF transporter T component CbiQ, with translation MSSNHESAIDDAAWASPWRRRRVGEKVALSVALILTALLTDPWPGCALVAAISLVLILGSARISPALLATVMAAPLAFLLVGALPVAVHIGADGWGIGPLRVSATGLATALGLLAHGIAGTLAVMVLATTTPMVDLLTWMRALHVPDTLLEIASLTYRMLFVLLGTTWAVHQAQRARLGDDASWRRRMHTAAGTTGSIMLRSWQRAVRLQEGLEGRGFEDALVTLSPRRERSWAFIAMTLAVVSAVWVATWAAA, from the coding sequence ATGAGCAGTAACCACGAGTCAGCGATCGACGATGCCGCCTGGGCCAGCCCCTGGCGGCGTCGTCGCGTCGGCGAGAAGGTCGCCCTCAGCGTCGCGCTCATCCTGACCGCGCTGCTGACCGACCCGTGGCCGGGCTGCGCCCTGGTCGCCGCCATCTCCCTGGTCCTCATCCTCGGCTCCGCCCGGATAAGCCCGGCGCTGCTCGCCACCGTGATGGCCGCCCCGCTCGCGTTCCTGCTCGTCGGGGCGCTGCCGGTCGCCGTGCACATCGGGGCCGACGGCTGGGGGATCGGGCCCCTGCGGGTCAGCGCCACCGGCCTGGCGACGGCCCTCGGCCTGCTGGCTCACGGCATCGCCGGCACGCTCGCCGTCATGGTGCTGGCCACCACCACGCCCATGGTCGACCTGCTCACCTGGATGCGCGCGCTGCACGTGCCGGACACGCTGCTGGAGATCGCCTCGCTGACCTACCGCATGCTGTTCGTGCTGCTCGGCACCACCTGGGCCGTGCACCAGGCCCAGCGGGCCAGGCTGGGCGACGACGCCTCCTGGCGGCGCCGCATGCACACCGCCGCCGGAACCACCGGCAGCATCATGCTGCGGAGCTGGCAGCGGGCCGTCCGGCTGCAGGAGGGGCTCGAGGGCCGTGGCTTCGAGGATGCGCTCGTCACGCTCAGCCCCCGCCGGGAACGCTCCTGGGCCTTCATCGCCATGACCCTGGCCGTCGTCTCGGCCGTGTGGGTCGCCACGTGGGCGGCGGCATGA
- a CDS encoding cobyrinate a,c-diamide synthase: protein MVSIPRVVIAAPASGHGKTTVATGVMAALASRGTRVAPFKVGPDYIDPGYHTLAAGRPGRNLDPFLCGEELIAPLFEHGSADADIAIVEGVMGLFDGQLGTGGFASTAHVARLIDAPVLLVVDARHTSRSVGALVLGMASFDPTIRIAGVVLNQVGSPRHEAEIRDSLAPLGIPVLGVLPRKLDIEAPSRHLGLVPAAERDDAGIQAMGAVVAEHLDLDALRRIAGTAGPLEATPWDPAAVVSPPSDRRPVVAVAGGRAFTFRYPETDELLRAAGCLPVTFDPMTDTALPEGAAGLWIGGGFPEMHATDLAGNASLREAVREAVADGMPTVAECAGLLYLCRELDGHPMVGALPHTSAMTARLTMGYRSATTGRDTLLGRVGETVTGHEFHRTHCDAGDPPAWLLDGRPDGVASATLHASYLHTHWAGAPQLAQRFADAVHGYAQRPAPDLLHHGDRDTAPGLVDLAVNVRQPSTPAWLVEAIVRDADWAAYPDPAPARAAIARHHGVDEAMVLPVAGAAEAFTLVARALPGTSLVVHPQFTEPEAALLAAGRTPARHVLAAADGFRLDPARVPAADLIVVGNPTNPTGVLHRRGDLLALDAGVLVVDEAFGDTIPGEPETLIAPDMAGRLVLRSLTKTWALAGLRVGYVVGDPALITRLAAQQAPWSVSTPAVAATVACLADERRRDADRLAREGAAARADLVARLTDIGLRPVPGVAPFVLVDTAAIAPGSLREPLARRGFAVRRGETFPGLGPTWLRLAARDASTHAGLTAALLDIKEDACNEN from the coding sequence ATGGTGAGCATCCCCCGCGTCGTCATCGCCGCGCCGGCCTCCGGCCACGGCAAGACCACCGTCGCGACCGGCGTGATGGCGGCGCTCGCGTCGCGCGGCACCCGCGTCGCACCGTTCAAGGTCGGGCCCGACTACATCGACCCCGGCTACCACACGCTCGCCGCCGGCCGCCCCGGCCGCAACCTCGACCCGTTCCTCTGCGGCGAGGAACTCATCGCGCCCCTGTTCGAACACGGCTCCGCGGACGCCGACATCGCGATCGTCGAGGGCGTGATGGGGCTGTTCGACGGGCAGCTCGGGACCGGCGGGTTCGCCAGCACGGCCCACGTCGCCCGCCTCATCGACGCACCTGTCCTGCTGGTGGTCGATGCCCGCCACACGTCCCGCAGCGTCGGCGCACTCGTGCTCGGCATGGCCTCCTTCGACCCCACGATCCGCATCGCCGGCGTGGTGCTGAACCAGGTCGGCAGCCCGCGCCACGAGGCCGAGATCCGCGACTCGCTGGCGCCGCTCGGCATCCCCGTCCTCGGGGTGCTGCCCCGCAAACTCGACATCGAGGCGCCCTCGCGCCACCTCGGCCTCGTGCCCGCCGCCGAGCGCGACGATGCCGGCATCCAGGCGATGGGGGCCGTCGTCGCCGAGCACCTCGACCTCGACGCGCTGCGACGGATCGCCGGGACGGCCGGCCCGCTGGAGGCGACGCCCTGGGACCCGGCCGCCGTCGTCTCCCCGCCGTCGGACCGCCGCCCGGTCGTCGCAGTCGCCGGTGGTCGCGCCTTCACGTTCCGCTACCCCGAGACGGACGAGCTCCTCCGGGCCGCCGGCTGCCTCCCCGTCACCTTCGACCCCATGACCGACACCGCCCTGCCCGAGGGCGCCGCCGGACTGTGGATCGGCGGTGGATTCCCCGAGATGCACGCCACGGACCTGGCCGGCAACGCCTCGCTGCGCGAGGCTGTGCGCGAAGCGGTCGCCGACGGCATGCCGACCGTCGCCGAGTGCGCCGGCCTGCTGTACCTCTGCCGCGAGCTCGACGGCCACCCGATGGTCGGGGCGCTCCCGCACACCTCGGCCATGACCGCACGACTGACCATGGGCTACCGCTCGGCCACGACGGGACGCGACACGCTGCTCGGCCGGGTCGGCGAGACGGTGACGGGCCACGAGTTCCACCGGACCCACTGCGACGCGGGCGACCCGCCGGCGTGGCTGCTCGACGGCCGCCCCGACGGCGTCGCCTCCGCCACCCTGCACGCCTCCTACCTCCACACCCACTGGGCCGGAGCTCCGCAGCTCGCGCAGCGCTTCGCCGACGCCGTGCACGGGTACGCCCAACGACCGGCGCCCGACCTGCTCCACCACGGCGACCGCGACACCGCCCCGGGCCTGGTGGACCTCGCCGTCAACGTCCGCCAGCCGAGCACGCCCGCCTGGCTCGTCGAGGCCATCGTCCGCGACGCCGACTGGGCCGCCTACCCCGACCCTGCCCCGGCGCGGGCGGCGATCGCCCGCCACCACGGCGTCGACGAGGCCATGGTGCTGCCCGTGGCCGGCGCCGCCGAGGCCTTCACGCTCGTCGCCCGGGCGCTTCCCGGCACCTCGCTCGTGGTGCATCCCCAGTTCACCGAGCCGGAGGCCGCGCTGCTCGCCGCCGGGCGGACCCCCGCCCGCCACGTGCTGGCCGCGGCCGACGGGTTCCGCCTCGACCCCGCCCGCGTGCCGGCCGCCGACCTGATCGTCGTCGGCAACCCCACCAACCCGACCGGCGTGCTGCACCGTCGCGGCGACCTGCTCGCGCTCGACGCCGGCGTTCTGGTCGTCGACGAGGCCTTCGGCGACACGATCCCCGGAGAGCCCGAGACGCTCATCGCGCCCGACATGGCCGGCCGCCTCGTGCTCCGCTCGCTCACCAAGACCTGGGCGCTCGCCGGGCTGCGCGTCGGCTACGTCGTCGGCGACCCGGCGCTCATCACCCGGCTCGCGGCCCAGCAGGCCCCGTGGTCCGTCTCCACGCCCGCGGTCGCCGCGACCGTCGCGTGTCTGGCCGACGAACGCAGGCGCGACGCGGACCGGTTGGCCCGCGAGGGTGCCGCCGCCCGCGCCGACCTGGTCGCCCGTCTGACGGACATCGGCCTGCGCCCCGTGCCCGGAGTGGCGCCCTTCGTGCTCGTCGACACGGCCGCGATCGCCCCCGGCTCGCTCCGGGAGCCGCTGGCCCGACGCGGGTTCGCGGTCAGGCGCGGGGAGACCTTCCCCGGGCTCGGGCCGACCTGGCTACGGTTGGCGGCACGGGACGCATCCACCCACGCGGGGCTGACAGCCGCCCTGCTCGACATCAAGGAAGACGCATGCAACGAGAACTGA